A region from the Variovorax paradoxus genome encodes:
- a CDS encoding ABC transporter permease: MTSAAVVSASPGRRAWRRFRRNPLGFWSLVVFSTLVVLSLFAELLSTEKPLVVRYAGQTYFPVLRDYSEKTFGGDFETPADYLDPFIQKRITEGSNWALYAPNRYGPRTLNYFASQPNPAAPSGDNFFGTDDRGRDLLAQLIYGFRVSVLFGLALTFIGTVLGVAAGAVQGYFAGKIDLAFQRFIEIWGSMPELYLLIIFSAIFAPSVALLLILLSLFGWMGLADYVRAEFLRNRQMDYVRAARALGVGNLQIMWRHILPNSMVPVVTFLPFRMSAAILALTSLDFLGLGVPPGTPSLGELLSQGKANIDAWWISLSTFGVLVVTLMLLTFMGDALRDALDPRKADK, from the coding sequence CCGCAATCCGCTGGGGTTCTGGAGCCTGGTGGTCTTCTCGACGCTGGTGGTGCTGAGCCTGTTCGCCGAACTGCTGTCCACCGAGAAGCCGCTGGTCGTGCGCTACGCCGGGCAGACCTACTTCCCCGTGCTGCGCGACTACTCCGAGAAAACCTTCGGTGGCGATTTCGAGACGCCAGCCGACTACCTCGATCCCTTCATCCAGAAGCGCATCACCGAGGGCTCCAACTGGGCGCTCTATGCGCCCAACCGCTATGGTCCGCGCACGCTGAACTATTTCGCTTCCCAACCCAATCCAGCGGCGCCGTCGGGCGACAACTTCTTCGGCACCGACGACCGCGGCCGCGACCTGCTGGCGCAGCTGATCTACGGCTTTCGCGTGAGCGTGCTGTTCGGCCTGGCGCTGACCTTCATCGGCACCGTGCTGGGCGTGGCCGCGGGGGCGGTACAGGGCTACTTCGCGGGCAAGATCGACCTCGCGTTCCAGCGCTTCATCGAGATCTGGGGATCGATGCCCGAGCTCTACCTGCTGATCATCTTCAGCGCGATCTTCGCGCCCAGCGTGGCGCTGCTGCTGATCCTTCTGAGCCTGTTCGGCTGGATGGGCCTGGCCGACTACGTGCGCGCCGAGTTCCTGCGCAACCGCCAGATGGACTACGTGCGCGCCGCGCGTGCGCTGGGCGTGGGCAACCTGCAGATCATGTGGCGCCACATCCTGCCCAACAGCATGGTGCCGGTCGTCACCTTCCTGCCGTTTCGCATGAGCGCGGCCATCCTGGCGCTGACCTCGCTCGATTTCCTGGGCCTGGGCGTGCCGCCGGGCACGCCGTCGCTCGGCGAACTGCTGAGCCAGGGCAAGGCGAACATCGATGCCTGGTGGATCTCGCTGTCCACCTTTGGCGTGCTGGTCGTGACGCTGATGCTTCTCACCTTCATGGGCGACGCGCTGCGCGACGCCCTCGATCCGCGGAAGGCCGACAAGTGA
- a CDS encoding ABC transporter ATP-binding protein, which translates to MTHHRPLLDVKDLRVAFGGKEVVHGIDFRIAAGEKLALVGESGSGKTVTALSLLRLAQNADVAGTATLFDTANTPGGRDLLAIPERALRGIRGKEIAMIFQEPMTALNALYTVGDQIAEVLELHEGLSARAAQAAAVQLLADTGIPEPERRARAFPHQLSGGQRQRAMIAMALACKPRLLLADEPTTALDVTVRAQILELLAELQRKHGMAVLLITHDLNLVRRFADRVAVMEDGHIVEQGAVATVFEAPQHAYTRKLIDSHPERNVSAVPAGAGARPVLEATGLRVSYPVSRPGFAGWFRKGEFIAVQNADFRIAPGETLGVVGESGSGKSTLALAALGLLKHQGALKVDGKGWAVDRSSDLALRRVMQVVFQDPFSSLSPRMTVEQIVGEGLRVHAPELGTAQRRARALAALADVGLGEAQFPSLLDRYPHEFSGGQRQRLAIARALIVDPQLLVLDEPTSALDVTIQKQVLGLLQRLQRERGLSYLLITHDVEVIRAMAHQVIVMKDGAILEAGAVERVLDAPEHPYTKKLVAAALLE; encoded by the coding sequence ATGACGCACCACCGGCCGCTGCTGGACGTGAAAGACCTGCGTGTTGCCTTCGGCGGCAAGGAGGTGGTGCATGGCATCGACTTCCGCATTGCCGCGGGCGAAAAGCTTGCGCTCGTCGGCGAATCGGGTTCGGGCAAGACCGTCACGGCGCTGTCGCTGCTGCGCCTGGCGCAGAACGCCGACGTGGCCGGCACGGCGACGCTGTTCGACACCGCCAACACACCGGGCGGGCGCGATCTGCTCGCGATCCCGGAACGGGCGCTGCGCGGCATCCGCGGCAAGGAGATCGCGATGATCTTCCAGGAGCCGATGACCGCCCTCAACGCGCTCTATACCGTGGGCGACCAGATTGCCGAGGTGCTCGAACTGCACGAGGGCCTGTCGGCGCGCGCGGCACAGGCGGCCGCCGTGCAGCTGCTGGCCGACACCGGCATTCCGGAGCCGGAGCGGCGGGCGAGGGCGTTTCCGCACCAGCTTTCGGGCGGCCAGCGCCAGCGCGCCATGATCGCCATGGCACTGGCCTGCAAGCCGCGCCTGCTGCTGGCCGACGAGCCGACCACCGCGCTCGACGTCACGGTGCGCGCGCAAATCCTCGAACTGCTCGCCGAGTTGCAACGAAAGCACGGCATGGCCGTGCTGCTGATCACGCACGACCTCAACCTGGTGCGCCGGTTCGCCGACCGGGTTGCCGTGATGGAAGACGGCCACATCGTCGAGCAGGGGGCGGTGGCCACGGTGTTCGAAGCGCCGCAGCATGCCTACACCCGCAAGTTGATCGACAGCCACCCCGAGCGCAATGTCTCCGCCGTGCCGGCGGGTGCCGGCGCGCGGCCGGTGCTCGAGGCCACCGGCCTGCGCGTGAGCTACCCGGTGTCCCGGCCCGGTTTTGCCGGCTGGTTCCGCAAGGGCGAATTCATCGCGGTGCAGAACGCGGATTTCCGCATCGCGCCGGGCGAAACGCTGGGCGTGGTCGGCGAGTCCGGATCGGGCAAGTCGACGCTGGCGCTGGCCGCCCTGGGGCTGCTGAAACACCAGGGCGCGCTGAAAGTGGACGGCAAGGGCTGGGCAGTGGACCGAAGTTCCGACCTGGCCTTGCGGCGTGTCATGCAGGTGGTTTTCCAGGACCCGTTCTCCTCGCTCTCGCCGCGCATGACGGTCGAGCAGATCGTAGGCGAGGGGCTGCGCGTGCACGCGCCCGAGCTCGGCACGGCGCAGCGCCGCGCGCGGGCGCTGGCGGCGCTGGCCGACGTGGGTCTGGGCGAGGCGCAGTTTCCTTCGCTGCTCGACCGCTATCCGCACGAGTTCTCGGGCGGACAGCGCCAGCGGCTCGCGATTGCGCGCGCGCTCATCGTCGATCCGCAGCTGCTGGTGCTCGACGAGCCCACCAGCGCGCTCGACGTGACGATCCAGAAGCAGGTGCTGGGTTTGCTCCAGCGCCTGCAACGCGAGCGGGGCCTGAGCTACCTGCTGATCACGCACGACGTCGAGGTGATCCGCGCCATGGCGCACCAGGTCATCGTGATGAAGGACGGCGCCATCCTCGAAGCCGGAGCCGTCGAGCGCGTGCTCGACGCGCCCGAGCACCCCTACACAAAGAAACTGGTGGCCGCCGCGCTGCTGGAATAG
- a CDS encoding YbfB/YjiJ family MFS transporter: protein MSEIGRDRRGAWRAALACMVTLAVAMGLGRFAFTPMLPIMLNEGKLQLEAGGVLASLNYLGYFLGAVSCAAIGIKAKRMVRGGLVATAVLLVGMGVLHSFTSWGILRAAAGVMSAWVFVFASGWGLRRLAETNSPALAGVIYTGPGIGIAMTGLLGGALGRWGSEAGWIGLGLLAVVLVASIWRVFDDGELPSAGGSAGPSAAQASPAAPAAARSDAVWLVALYGLAGFGYIITATFLPVIARQALPGSPWPDFFWPLFGLAIIPGALIGARAPVHWDNRLLLAAAYALQALGVVLSVAWPTIVGFALGSLLLGMPFTAITLFAMRDARRLRGNAAAGLIGYATASYGVGQIIGPLFAAPLAQRTGSFELPLLVAAAALALGSVLFALVWSKSRRKVAL from the coding sequence ATGTCGGAGATCGGACGAGACAGGCGCGGTGCCTGGCGCGCGGCGCTGGCCTGCATGGTGACCCTGGCCGTGGCCATGGGCCTGGGGCGCTTTGCCTTCACGCCCATGCTGCCGATCATGCTGAACGAAGGAAAGCTCCAGCTCGAGGCGGGCGGCGTGCTGGCTTCGCTCAATTACCTTGGTTACTTTCTGGGCGCGGTCAGTTGCGCCGCCATCGGCATCAAGGCCAAGCGCATGGTGCGCGGCGGCCTGGTGGCAACGGCCGTCCTGCTGGTGGGCATGGGCGTGCTCCACAGCTTCACGAGCTGGGGCATCCTGCGTGCGGCGGCCGGCGTGATGAGCGCCTGGGTCTTCGTTTTTGCATCGGGATGGGGGTTGCGGCGGCTGGCCGAGACGAATTCCCCGGCCCTGGCCGGCGTGATCTACACCGGGCCTGGCATCGGCATCGCGATGACCGGGCTTCTTGGCGGTGCCCTCGGGCGCTGGGGCTCCGAAGCGGGATGGATCGGCCTCGGGCTGCTGGCGGTGGTGCTGGTGGCCTCGATCTGGCGCGTGTTCGACGATGGCGAATTGCCGTCGGCTGGAGGCTCTGCGGGCCCATCGGCGGCCCAGGCAAGTCCGGCCGCGCCGGCTGCTGCGCGCAGCGATGCCGTCTGGCTGGTCGCGCTCTACGGGCTGGCCGGCTTCGGTTACATCATCACCGCGACCTTCCTGCCGGTGATCGCGCGCCAGGCGCTGCCGGGCTCGCCCTGGCCTGATTTCTTCTGGCCGCTGTTCGGCCTGGCGATCATCCCGGGTGCGCTGATCGGTGCCCGCGCACCCGTCCACTGGGACAACCGGCTGCTGCTGGCGGCCGCGTACGCGCTGCAGGCGCTGGGCGTGGTGCTGTCGGTGGCATGGCCCACCATCGTCGGCTTTGCGCTTGGCAGCCTGCTGCTCGGCATGCCGTTCACGGCCATCACTCTTTTTGCCATGCGGGATGCGCGCCGACTGCGCGGCAACGCCGCGGCGGGGCTGATCGGCTATGCGACGGCTTCCTATGGCGTCGGGCAGATCATCGGCCCTCTGTTTGCGGCGCCGCTGGCCCAGCGGACCGGGTCTTTCGAGCTCCCGCTGCTGGTGGCTGCCGCCGCATTGGCGCTCGGTTCGGTGCTGTTTGCGCTGGTCTGGTCAAAATCCCGGCGCAAAGTGGCGCTTTGA
- the rimP gene encoding ribosome maturation factor RimP, translated as MALQQTVEQTVAGLGYDLVEIERSAGGLLRVTIDLPWTAPTSEAVAAGIPEPFVTVEDCEKVTRQLQFALEVDGVDYKRLEVSSPGIDRPLRNEQDFERFVGEVIDITLKAPMGAAAAGQVSATRKKFRGTLERAEKAEGADGAPGWQIVWSDAPEPKPGQKVSKKRAPAKLQALGFVLDELRDARLAPIVDFKGRRAKTQPGFSDIDDGTNVPD; from the coding sequence GTGGCATTGCAGCAGACAGTGGAACAAACCGTGGCCGGTCTCGGCTACGACCTGGTCGAGATCGAACGCTCGGCCGGAGGGTTGCTGCGCGTGACAATTGATTTGCCCTGGACTGCCCCCACATCGGAAGCTGTGGCTGCAGGCATTCCCGAACCCTTCGTGACGGTCGAGGATTGCGAAAAGGTGACGCGCCAACTGCAGTTTGCGCTCGAGGTCGATGGTGTCGATTACAAGCGGCTCGAGGTTTCCTCGCCGGGTATTGACCGTCCGCTTCGCAATGAGCAGGATTTCGAGCGTTTCGTGGGCGAGGTGATCGACATCACGCTCAAGGCGCCCATGGGTGCCGCGGCGGCGGGGCAGGTGTCTGCCACTCGCAAGAAGTTTCGCGGCACGCTGGAGCGTGCCGAAAAGGCGGAAGGGGCCGATGGAGCCCCGGGCTGGCAAATCGTCTGGAGCGATGCGCCCGAGCCGAAACCGGGTCAAAAAGTCAGCAAGAAGCGCGCACCTGCAAAGTTGCAGGCGCTCGGTTTCGTGCTGGATGAGCTGCGCGATGCGCGGCTCGCGCCAATTGTGGATTTCAAGGGCCGCAGGGCCAAAACCCAACCGGGTTTTTCGGATATTGACGACGGAACGAATGTTCCGGACTGA
- the nusA gene encoding transcription termination factor NusA, producing MNREMLMLVDAISREKNVERDVVFGAVESALAQATKKLHQGDVDIRVSVDRDSGDYETFRRWHVVPDEAGLQLPDQEILLFEAKEEMSDIEVGEYIEEAVDSVPIGRIGAMAAKQVILQKIRDAEREMLLNDFMSRGDKIFVGTVKRLDKGDIIVEAGRVEGRLRRSEMIAKENLRNGDRVRAMIMEVDLTLRGAPIILSRSAPEFMIELFRQEVPEIEQGLLEIKSCARDPGSRAKIAVLSHDKRVDPIGTCVGVRGTRVNAVTNELAGERVDIVLWSEDPAQFVIGALAPANVSSIVVDEEKHAMDVVVDEENLAIAIGRGGQNVRLASDLTGWKINIMDANESAQKQATETDASRKLFMEKLDVDEEIADILISEGFNSLEEVAYVPISEMLEIEAFDEDTINELRTRAKDALLTMEIAKEEGVETVSQNLRDLEGLDPELIPKLAEAGVHTRDDLADLAVDELTEITGHSADDAKALILKAREHWFAGQE from the coding sequence ATGAATCGCGAAATGTTGATGTTGGTGGATGCGATCTCGCGCGAGAAGAACGTCGAGCGCGACGTGGTCTTTGGCGCGGTCGAGTCCGCGCTGGCGCAAGCCACCAAGAAGCTCCACCAGGGCGACGTGGACATCCGCGTCTCGGTCGACCGCGACAGCGGCGACTACGAGACCTTCCGCCGCTGGCACGTCGTTCCCGACGAAGCCGGCCTGCAGCTGCCCGACCAGGAAATCCTCCTGTTCGAAGCCAAGGAAGAAATGTCCGACATCGAAGTCGGCGAGTACATCGAGGAAGCGGTGGACTCGGTGCCGATCGGCCGCATCGGCGCGATGGCTGCCAAGCAGGTCATCCTGCAGAAGATCCGCGACGCCGAGCGCGAGATGCTGCTCAACGACTTCATGTCGCGCGGCGACAAGATCTTCGTGGGCACCGTCAAGCGCCTGGACAAGGGCGACATCATCGTGGAGGCCGGCCGCGTCGAAGGGCGCCTGCGCCGCAGCGAGATGATCGCCAAGGAAAACCTGCGCAACGGCGACCGCGTGCGGGCCATGATCATGGAGGTCGACCTGACGCTGCGCGGCGCGCCGATCATCCTGTCGCGCTCGGCGCCCGAGTTCATGATCGAGCTGTTCCGCCAGGAAGTGCCCGAAATCGAACAAGGCCTGCTCGAAATCAAGAGCTGCGCCCGCGACCCGGGCTCGCGCGCCAAGATCGCCGTGCTCTCGCACGACAAGCGTGTCGACCCGATCGGCACCTGCGTCGGCGTGCGCGGCACGCGTGTCAACGCGGTCACCAACGAGCTCGCCGGCGAGCGCGTGGACATCGTGCTGTGGAGCGAAGACCCGGCCCAGTTCGTGATCGGCGCGCTGGCCCCGGCCAACGTGTCGTCCATCGTGGTCGATGAAGAAAAGCACGCCATGGATGTGGTGGTCGACGAGGAAAACCTCGCCATCGCCATTGGCCGCGGCGGACAGAATGTGCGCCTGGCTTCCGACCTCACGGGCTGGAAGATCAACATCATGGACGCCAATGAATCGGCCCAGAAGCAGGCGACCGAAACCGACGCCAGCCGCAAGCTGTTCATGGAAAAGCTCGACGTCGACGAGGAAATCGCCGACATCCTGATCTCCGAAGGCTTCAACAGCCTCGAAGAAGTGGCCTATGTGCCGATCTCCGAAATGCTGGAGATCGAAGCCTTCGACGAAGACACGATCAACGAGCTGCGCACGCGCGCCAAGGATGCGCTGTTGACCATGGAAATCGCCAAGGAAGAGGGCGTCGAGACCGTCTCGCAGAATCTGCGCGACCTCGAAGGCCTCGACCCCGAGCTGATTCCCAAGCTGGCCGAGGCGGGTGTACACACCCGCGACGACCTCGCCGACCTCGCGGTCGATGAACTCACCGAGATCACCGGCCACAGCGCCGATGACGCCAAAGCCCTCATCTTGAAAGCCCGCGAACATTGGTTCGCCGGCCAAGAGTGA
- the infB gene encoding translation initiation factor IF-2 has product MSSTTVAEFANELKKTPETLLDQLKSAGVPKAAPTDALTEADKQRLLGFLKASHGTAEPERKKITLTKKSTSEIKQADATGRARTIQVEVRKKRTFIQRDDGHPATPEAQQAAEAPAPAPAAPRIDEAELARREEEARRQAELIRRQEEELVEKRRLREETEAREREQAEKAERAEQAEQEAARAAAEKKAADAAATAPAKEAAKPVAAPAAAAAAAAEQQAADTKLAAQTAATQAKEDAKAKAAAESKARADEEAARAKDLDERRRKALAEAEAIRAMMNAPARVLVPHKAPEKPQPEKAAVKGTLHKPAAPAARPGAPAAPGAAAAAGAAGAGKEVKSAKLSSSWAGDPAKKKEIKTRGDASGGVGRGNWRGGPRGRRGSNDRGGHEEHVQAAPVEARILEVHVPETITVAELAHKMAVKAQEVIKQLMKLGQMATINQSLDQDTAMILVEEMGHNAVVAALDDPEAFTDEDVSAQTAEALPRAPVVTVMGHVDHGKTSLLDYIRRAKVAAGEAGGITQHIGAYHVQTERGMVSFLDTPGHEAFTAMRARGAQATDIVILVVAADDGVMPQTKEAIKHAKAAGVPIVVAINKIDKPDASPDRVKQELVTEEVVPEEYGGDVPFVPVSAKTGQGIDELLEQVLLQAEVLELKAPVDAAAKGLVIEAQLDKGRGPVATVLVQSGTLKTGDVVLAGSTYGRVRAMLDEDGKSIKTAGPSIPVEIQGLTEVPQAGDEFMVMSDERRAREIATYRAGKFRNTKLAKAQAANLQNMFTDLSAGEVQTLRIIIKADVQGSQEALAQSLLKLATEEVKVQIVYAGVGGISESDINLAIASKAIVIGFNVRADSGARKLAEGNGVQLNYYSIIYDAVDEIKVAMSGMLAPERREEIIGSAEIRTVFVASKIGTVAGSYVTSGSVNRSAHFRLLRDNVVIYTGEVDSIKRMKDDVREVREGFECGIKLKNYNDIKEGDQLEFFEIKEIARTL; this is encoded by the coding sequence ATGTCCAGTACCACTGTCGCCGAGTTCGCGAACGAACTCAAGAAGACTCCCGAAACCTTGCTTGACCAGCTCAAGAGTGCAGGTGTGCCCAAGGCGGCACCCACCGATGCACTCACCGAGGCTGACAAGCAGCGCCTGCTCGGCTTTCTCAAAGCCAGCCATGGCACCGCCGAGCCCGAGCGCAAGAAGATCACGCTGACGAAAAAGTCGACCAGCGAGATCAAGCAGGCCGACGCCACCGGCCGCGCCCGCACCATCCAGGTCGAGGTGCGCAAGAAGCGCACCTTCATCCAGCGCGACGATGGCCACCCGGCCACGCCCGAGGCGCAACAGGCGGCTGAAGCGCCCGCTCCGGCGCCCGCCGCACCCCGCATCGACGAAGCCGAACTGGCTCGCCGCGAGGAAGAGGCGCGCCGCCAGGCCGAGCTGATCCGCCGCCAGGAAGAAGAACTGGTCGAGAAGCGCCGCCTGCGCGAAGAAACCGAAGCCCGCGAACGCGAACAGGCCGAAAAGGCCGAGCGCGCAGAGCAGGCCGAGCAGGAAGCCGCACGCGCCGCCGCCGAGAAGAAGGCCGCTGACGCCGCTGCCACCGCGCCTGCAAAGGAAGCGGCCAAGCCGGTCGCCGCGCCTGCCGCAGCCGCTGCTGCCGCCGCCGAACAGCAGGCCGCCGACACCAAGCTGGCCGCACAAACGGCAGCCACGCAAGCCAAGGAAGACGCGAAGGCCAAGGCCGCCGCCGAATCGAAGGCCCGTGCCGACGAGGAAGCCGCCCGCGCCAAGGACCTGGACGAGCGCCGCCGCAAGGCACTCGCCGAGGCCGAAGCCATTCGCGCCATGATGAACGCGCCGGCCCGCGTGCTGGTGCCGCACAAGGCGCCCGAGAAGCCGCAGCCCGAAAAGGCCGCGGTCAAGGGTACGCTGCACAAGCCGGCCGCGCCCGCAGCGCGTCCCGGTGCGCCGGCCGCACCGGGTGCTGCCGCAGCCGCTGGCGCCGCTGGTGCCGGCAAGGAAGTCAAGTCGGCCAAGCTCTCGTCGAGCTGGGCGGGCGATCCGGCCAAGAAGAAGGAAATCAAGACCCGCGGCGATGCCAGCGGCGGTGTCGGCCGCGGCAACTGGCGCGGAGGCCCGCGCGGCCGCCGTGGCAGCAATGATCGCGGAGGCCACGAAGAGCATGTGCAGGCCGCACCGGTGGAGGCGCGCATTCTCGAAGTGCACGTGCCCGAAACCATCACGGTGGCCGAGCTCGCGCACAAGATGGCCGTCAAGGCGCAAGAGGTCATCAAGCAATTGATGAAGCTCGGCCAGATGGCGACCATCAACCAGTCGCTGGACCAGGACACCGCGATGATCCTGGTGGAGGAAATGGGCCACAACGCGGTCGTTGCCGCACTGGACGACCCCGAAGCCTTCACCGACGAGGACGTGTCGGCGCAAACCGCCGAAGCCCTGCCGCGCGCACCGGTCGTGACCGTCATGGGCCACGTCGACCACGGCAAGACCTCGCTGCTCGACTACATCCGCCGCGCCAAGGTTGCTGCGGGCGAAGCCGGTGGCATCACGCAGCACATCGGTGCCTACCATGTGCAGACCGAACGCGGCATGGTGTCGTTCCTCGACACTCCGGGTCACGAGGCCTTCACGGCCATGCGTGCCCGCGGTGCGCAGGCCACCGACATCGTCATCCTCGTGGTGGCGGCCGACGACGGCGTCATGCCGCAGACCAAGGAAGCCATCAAGCACGCGAAGGCCGCGGGTGTGCCGATCGTGGTTGCCATCAACAAGATCGACAAGCCCGATGCCAGCCCGGACCGCGTGAAGCAGGAACTGGTGACCGAGGAAGTCGTGCCCGAAGAGTACGGCGGCGACGTGCCGTTCGTGCCGGTGTCCGCCAAGACGGGCCAGGGCATCGACGAGCTGCTCGAGCAGGTGCTGCTGCAGGCTGAAGTGCTGGAACTCAAGGCGCCGGTGGATGCCGCCGCCAAGGGCCTGGTCATCGAAGCGCAGCTCGACAAGGGCCGCGGCCCGGTTGCCACCGTGCTGGTGCAGTCCGGCACACTCAAGACCGGCGACGTGGTGCTGGCGGGCTCGACCTATGGCCGCGTGCGCGCCATGCTGGACGAAGACGGCAAGTCCATCAAGACCGCGGGTCCGTCGATTCCGGTCGAGATCCAGGGCCTGACCGAAGTGCCGCAGGCGGGCGACGAGTTCATGGTGATGAGCGACGAGCGCCGTGCGCGCGAAATCGCGACCTACCGTGCCGGCAAGTTCCGCAACACCAAGCTGGCGAAGGCCCAGGCCGCGAACCTGCAGAACATGTTCACCGACCTCTCGGCCGGCGAAGTGCAGACGCTGCGCATCATCATCAAGGCCGACGTGCAGGGCTCGCAGGAAGCGCTGGCTCAGTCGCTGCTCAAGCTTGCGACCGAAGAGGTCAAGGTGCAGATCGTGTATGCCGGCGTGGGCGGCATCAGCGAAAGCGACATCAACCTTGCGATCGCCTCGAAGGCGATCGTGATCGGCTTCAACGTGCGTGCCGATTCCGGTGCGCGCAAGCTGGCCGAAGGCAATGGCGTGCAGCTGAACTACTACAGCATCATTTACGACGCCGTGGACGAGATCAAGGTCGCGATGTCGGGCATGCTGGCACCGGAGCGCCGCGAGGAAATCATCGGCTCGGCCGAGATCCGCACGGTGTTCGTGGCCTCGAAGATCGGTACGGTCGCGGGTTCGTACGTCACCTCGGGTTCGGTCAACCGCAGCGCGCATTTCCGCCTGCTGCGCGACAACGTGGTGATCTACACCGGCGAAGTCGACTCGATCAAGCGCATGAAGGACGACGTCCGCGAAGTGCGCGAAGGCTTCGAGTGCGGTATCAAGCTCAAGAACTACAACGACATCAAAGAGGGCGATCAGCTCGAGTTCTTTGAAATCAAGGAGATCGCGCGGACACTTTGA
- the rbfA gene encoding 30S ribosome-binding factor RbfA: protein MPKRKAAAPNRAFKVADQIQRDLTELIARELKDPRVGMVTIQAVEVTPDYAHAKIYFSMLTGDVTETTEALNQAAGFLRNGLFKRLHIHTVPTLHFLFDRTTERAADMNALIAQAVASRSKDE, encoded by the coding sequence ATGCCTAAAAGAAAAGCCGCCGCCCCCAACCGCGCGTTCAAGGTTGCCGACCAGATCCAGCGCGATCTGACGGAGCTGATCGCGCGCGAGTTGAAGGACCCGCGCGTGGGCATGGTCACGATCCAGGCGGTCGAGGTCACGCCCGACTATGCGCATGCGAAGATCTACTTCAGCATGCTCACGGGCGACGTGACCGAAACCACCGAAGCGCTGAACCAGGCCGCGGGGTTCCTCCGCAACGGCCTGTTCAAGCGCCTTCATATCCACACCGTGCCGACGCTGCACTTCCTGTTCGACCGCACCACCGAGCGTGCGGCCGACATGAATGCGCTCATCGCGCAGGCCGTCGCTTCGCGTTCGAAAGACGAATAG
- the truB gene encoding tRNA pseudouridine(55) synthase TruB gives MKDRGGDAPAPRTRVQRRPVHGVLLLDKPLGLSSNQALQKAKWLLRAEKAGHTGTLDPLATGVLPLCFGAATKFSQLHLDADKTYEATARLGIKTSTGDAEGEVIAERPVHVTPEDLARVEAQFTGPIRQVPPMHSALKKDGKALYEYAREGIEIERAPRDVVIHALKITQAASESAGNAIRIEACVSKGTYIRTLGEDIGEALGCGAHLTSLRRTATGGFGVAQCITLEALEAMGEEERLAQLLPAESLVEGHTIVTLGSEDAGRFLSGLRRRGTWPDADHVAVFGDTPPAFLGTAHVAANELIPGRLLNPIEIQQILLNAQQTEATP, from the coding sequence GTGAAAGACCGTGGGGGCGACGCTCCTGCGCCACGCACAAGGGTGCAGCGGCGCCCTGTGCATGGGGTGTTGTTGCTCGACAAGCCGCTGGGACTCTCCAGCAACCAGGCCTTGCAGAAGGCCAAGTGGTTGCTGCGCGCCGAAAAGGCAGGCCACACCGGCACGCTCGATCCGCTGGCCACCGGCGTGCTGCCGCTGTGCTTTGGCGCAGCCACCAAGTTCAGCCAGCTGCACCTCGATGCCGACAAGACCTACGAGGCCACGGCCCGCCTTGGCATCAAGACCTCCACCGGCGATGCCGAGGGCGAGGTGATTGCCGAGCGCCCGGTGCACGTCACGCCTGAAGACCTGGCCCGCGTCGAGGCGCAGTTCACCGGCCCGATCCGACAGGTTCCGCCGATGCACAGCGCGCTCAAGAAAGACGGCAAGGCGCTGTACGAGTACGCGCGCGAAGGCATCGAGATCGAGCGGGCACCGCGCGACGTGGTCATTCATGCGTTGAAGATCACGCAGGCAGCCTCCGAATCGGCAGGCAACGCCATCAGGATCGAGGCTTGCGTGAGCAAGGGCACCTACATCCGTACGCTGGGCGAAGACATTGGCGAGGCGCTGGGCTGCGGTGCCCACCTCACGTCGCTGCGCCGTACGGCCACCGGCGGCTTCGGCGTGGCGCAGTGCATCACGCTCGAAGCGCTCGAAGCCATGGGCGAGGAAGAGCGGCTGGCGCAATTGTTGCCTGCCGAATCCCTGGTCGAGGGCCATACGATCGTCACGCTCGGCAGCGAAGATGCGGGGCGCTTTCTGTCCGGCCTGCGCCGCCGCGGCACCTGGCCCGATGCCGACCATGTGGCGGTGTTCGGCGACACGCCGCCTGCTTTCCTCGGCACGGCGCACGTCGCCGCCAACGAATTGATTCCGGGGCGCTTGCTGAACCCCATCGAAATCCAGCAAATTCTTTTGAACGCACAACAGACCGAAGCGACACCATGA